Genomic DNA from Salvia miltiorrhiza cultivar Shanhuang (shh) chromosome 1, IMPLAD_Smil_shh, whole genome shotgun sequence:
CTAATTACTTCAATGCATTGCAACATACTGTTGCCACATCGTTTGGGCAATGGCATCACGATTCGCAACCCACTCACGAGACGGCTTAACTGCATCCACATAATCTCCATGTTCCGGTTCATTGAACTCATTATCTTGTGGTAAGTTATCGAATGCTTGCACGAGATGATCCACGTCCATCTCCGTTCTAAtgaaattattcaataaaaaacaAGCCATAATAAGGCGATTCTGAACCTTCACGGGATAAAACGTAGTGCTCCTCAAAATCCCCCATCGCATCTTCATAACACCAAAGGCACGTTCAATGACGTTTCGAGCCTTCGTATGGCGCATATTGAACAATTCTTCAGCATTTTGTGGGCGTGCAGCCATCGGTCCCCATTCTTTAAGATGATACCGAACCCCTTTGTAGGGAGCGAGAAACCCCTCAGAATTGACATATCCATTATCCACGAGATAGTATAAGCCTACACCAAAGCatgaaatattaattttgaatgaATTTGCAGATATAACATTACTAGCTATTATGATATATGGCTACAACTTACCCCTGGGTACCTTGAATCCATTAGGTCTGTTCAACGCATCGCGCAAGATTCTAGCATCCGCCGCTGATCCCTCCCATCCCGGCAAAACGTACACAAACTTCATATTTTTGTCACAAACTGCAAGTGTATTTGTTGAAATTTATCCCTTCCTCGTTCGATACCGCGGTTTATCAATATTCGGCACCATAACATTGATGTATGTACCGTCTAATGCACCCAAACAACCTTGAAAACAATGTAATTATGTAAATCTATCATAAAATCAGAATATAGGCACATATATCTCACTGCTTGTTATATGGTTTTGTCACATACCCTAAACCATTTCCATCGCGGATCGGTTGAATCTTTCTGCACCGCAGTGGGCTTTACCAACAGTATAACATGGAGACTCAGGATGGCTCTCAAGACAACATGAATATAGTGTGACACTGTCCACCCACTTCTCCAAAAATCGAACTTTACAACACGATTTTTTTGTGGGTAGCAAGTACATAAAGAAATAACGCAACCTGCTCCTCCACAGTCACAAATCTACCATCTTTCAGCCCACCTAAGTCTC
This window encodes:
- the LOC131017322 gene encoding uncharacterized protein LOC131017322; this encodes MKFVYVLPGWEGSAADARILRDALNRPNGFKVPRGLYYLVDNGYVNSEGFLAPYKGVRYHLKEWGPMAARPQNAEELFNMRHTKARNVIERAFGVMKMRWGILRSTTFYPVKVQNRLIMACFLLNNFIRTEMDVDHLVQAFDNLPQDNEFNEPEHGDYVDAVKPSREWVANRDAIAQTMWQQYVAMH